The Pseudodesulfovibrio hydrargyri genome segment ACTGGTCGCTGCTGGCCCCGGCCATAGAGATGTCCGGCTACCTGGGCGACTTGGCCTTTGTCCCGGCGGCCGTGGGCTTCGTGCTCGGCGCTGCCTTCCTGCGGCTGGTGGACATGGTCCTGCCCCACCTGCACCTGAACGCGCCCCTGTCCGAAGCCGAGGGCATCAAAACCAGTTGGCGACGCAGCACCCTGCTGGTCACGGCCATCACCCTGCACAACATTCCGGAAGGGCTGGCCGTGGGCGTGGCCTTCGGGGCCGTGGCCGCCGGGCTGGACTCGGCCACCCTGGGCGGGGCCATCTCCCTGGCGCTGGGCATCGGCATCCAGAACTTCCCGGAAGGCACGGCGGTGTCCGTGCCCCTGCGGCGCGAAGGCATGTCCCGGACCAAGTCCTTCCTATACGGCCAGGCCTCGGGCATGGTCGAACCCATGGCCGCCGTGCTCGGCGCGGGGGCCGTGCTCCTGGCACGCCCCCTGCTGCCCTATGCTCTGGCCTTTGCCGCCGGGGCCATGATCTTCGTGGTCGTGGAAGAGGTCATTCCCGAATCCCAGTCCTCGGGCAACGGAGATCTGGCCACCATGGGCGTCATCTTCGGCTTTACCGTCATGATGGTTCTGGATGTGGCTCTGGGCTGACAACTCGACTGTTTTATTCAAAAAAACACATACTATTAAACCTGGATACAAGAATATAATTCTACACAGGAAGAAATAGTTGAGTCCCGCAACAGTCGGGTGTAACCTCTTGCCACTTGGGCGGGAGACCTTCCCCCCGGCCCGCCATGAACGATTCCCGTTCTGCCCCGGCGGACCTGTATGCAACACATTTGTTTTTCAGGATTGATGTTATGCAAGGATACTTTGTTACCTTTTTTACCCAACAGAGCCGTGAACACAACGGCCAGCCCGTGGCCTCGTGGATCGTCGAAGAGGCTCGGCGCCTCGGCGTGCGCGGTGCGACACTCTTTTCCGGCAGCGAGGGATTCGGCCATGACGGCCGCTTCCATTCGGACAACTTCTTCGACCTCGAGGATGCGCCGGTGCAGGTCGCCCTGGCCCTGACGCAGGACGAATGCGATAAGCTCATGGCCCGGTTTGCGGAAACCGGTCTGCGCGTCTTCTACACCAAGTCCGAGATCGAATTCGGCTTCACGTCGGACAGCTGACCCCGCCAGCCTTCCCTCCTGATTCGGCATTGCTTCCACTGCGCCCCTGACGCCGTGTGAACATCTGTTTTCTTACATCACCATCTCAACCGGACGCGCCGACACCGCGCCCGGCAGTAAGGATTTTTATATGATTGGTCCCTTAGTAAACGGAGCGGCGCTGGTAGTAGGCAGCGTCGCCGGGGCGGTTCTCGGCCCCAAACTCAGCATGAATCTTCGTCTCAAGATGCCCATGGTCTTTGGCTGCGCCTCCATGGGGCTGGGCGTGGCCATGATCGTCAAGGTCAAGTTCCTGGCCCCGGTGGTTCTGGCCCTGGTGCTCGGCTCGGTGCTCGGCGAACTCGTCCAGCTGGAATCGTTGATCCAGAAGGGCGCGGGCAAGACCCGCAGGCTCATCGACAAGGTGGCCCGGCCCAGCGGCGACCTGAGCCAGGAGGAATACCTGGACAAGTTCGTGGCCCTGCTGGTCCTCTTCTGCCTGAGCGGCACCGGCGTGTACGGGGCCATGAGCGAAGGCATGACCGGCGACCCCACCCTGCTCATCGTCAAGGCAATTCTCGACCTGTTCACCGCTCCGATCTTCGCCTCGACCATGGGATTGTCCGTTGGCATCCTGGTCATCCCGCAACTGGCCGTCCAGGCTGTACTCTACTACGCCTCGTCCCTGATCCTGCCCCTGACCACCCCGGACATGCTGGCCGACTTCTCGGCCTGCGGCGGGCTGATCATGCTGGCCACGGGCTTCCGCATCTGCGGCATCAAGCAGTTCCCGGTGGCGAGCATGATCCCGGCCCTGCTCCTGGTCATGCCCCTGTCCGACCTCTGGGCTCGGCTGTTCTAGAACTCCGCGGCTTGCCCTCGGGGCGCCCGGCGGTATATCAGGTCCCATGGCTTCACCGTTCACCCAGAAGATCATCGAGACCATCCGGGCCATCCCCGAGGGCAGCGTGACCACTTACGGCCGGGTGGCCGCCCTTGCGGGCAACCGCAGGGGCGCGCGACAGGTGGCCCGCGTGCTGCACACCAGTTCACGCACGGAGAATCTGCCCTGGCACCGGGTCATCAACCGGGAGGGCAGGATATCCCTGGGCGAACTCCAGGGATACGACGAACAGAAACGGCTCCTCCAGGCCGAGGGCGTGCGCTTCGACGAGACGGACCGCATCGACCTCGAGCGCTTCGGGTGGCCTCCCTTCGATCCAATGGTCACGGGCGCATAGCGGTTGCCAAGCCAAGCCGCTTCGACTATCTATCCCGCTATGCCCGGCAACCGTCCCTTGGGATTCCTCTTCGCCCTGCTCGCCGTGACCATCTGGTCCGGCAACTTCCTCATCGCCAGCGGATTCGTGGACGACATCCCGCCCGTGACCCTGGCCGCCCTGCGCTGGCTCACGGCCACGGCGGTCTTCCTGCCCTTTGCCAAACGGGACATGCGGCGAGACATGCGGGCCCTGCTCGACAACCGCCTGGAACTGGCCGTGGCGGCCATAACCGGCGTGACCCTGTTCAACACCCTGGTCTACGTCAGCGCGCGGACCACGGACACGGTGAACATGGCCCTGTTCGCCTCCACCACGCCGGTCTTCGTGGTCATCCTGGCCCGCATCTTCCTCAAGGAGCGCATTTCCCTGCTGCGCTGGACAGGGCTGGCCGTGGCCATCGCCGGGATGCTGGCCATCGCCACCCGGGGCAGCCTGGACGTACTCGTCCACCTGACCTTCCGTGCGGGGGACATCGTCATGCTCACCGCCGGGTTCCTGTGGGCCGTGTACACCATTCTGGTCAAATGCAAGCCGCCGACCATCAGCCAGAACGCCTACCTCGGGGCGACCTTTCTCCTGGGAACCGTCCCCCTGGTCCCGGCGGCGCTCATCGAACAATGGTTCGCCCCGGCTTGGACCTTCACCCCGGCCGTGCTCGGCGCGGTCCTGTACATCGGCGTGCTGGCCTCGCTGGTCGCTTTCTTCCTCTGGAATTCCGCGATAATGCATATCGGACCGGGCAATACGGCCCTGTTCCAGTACTTCATGCCGGTTTTCAGCGGGCTCGGAGCATGGCTCATGCTCGGCCAGCCCGTGACCGTGGTCCACGGCGTGGGGTTCGTGCTCATCTTCTCCGGCGTGGTCATGGCCACCCGCCCACGCTGATCCCGGTCCGATTCCCGCCGGAAAATGGTTGCCTTTTTACCCGGTTTCACAATAGATTGAAGTCCATGAAACAGCTACTCTTGACCACCCTCATCGCCGTCTCCCTGGCCGCTTTTTCCGCCTGCTCCACCAAAGCCCCGGACCTGGGTATGGCCGAAGGCAAATTCGCCGTCTGCCCGGCCAATGTCGACTGCGTCTCCTCGCAGGCAACGGACGCCAAGCACAGGATAGACCCGATCAAAGCCACGGGCGATCCCAACAAGGTCATGGTCGACCTGGGCAGAGCCGTGGAATCCGTTTTCGGCGGCAAGGTGCTTTTATCCGAGGGCAACTACCTGCGCGCCGAGTTCAAGAGCAGCATCCTGCGCACCATGGATGACGCGGAATTCCTCTACGACCAGCAAGCGGGCCTGATCCAGATTCATGCCTTGTCCCGGGGCGAAGTCCTGGATTTCTCCGACAGCCGCGACCAGATTGAAGAAGTGCGGATGTTCTTTTCCAACATGCAGTAACCGTTTCCGGAAAGCGCAAAAAAAAAGACCGCTCCTCTCAAGGGGCGGTCTTTTTTCGTGCCAAGTAATGCGCTACTTCTTGGAAATAGCCTCATTGGGGCAGGTGTCGATGGCTTCGTCCACGCAGTCAAGGGTGGAGTCCGGGGCGATGACTGTGGCTTTTTCCCCGTCGTCATCCATCTCGAACACCTCCGGACAGATCTCGACGCAAGACTCACAACCGATGCATTCATCCTGATCAATAACAATGGCCATAACTCAACCTCCTGAGATACTGGAATTAGTTAAAACTGAATTTCCATTTGTAGATATCTATACCTTGCGAGCCAATTTTGTGGCAACTGTTTTTACGTTCAATTTGCCGGGTGGTGAATTCGCCGTTGGCAGCCGGGGGCAAATGCTGTACTCCACCGCCCATGCTTGAAACACTCGCCATCGTCGCCATCGTACTCGCGGCCGCCTTCCTGCAGGGGCTGACCGGATTCGGATTCGGGCTCATCGCCTTGCCCCTGCTGGGATTCTTCATGGGCATCAAGACCAGTGTACCGTTGATGGTCCTTCTGGCCGCAATTATCAGTATCTACCTGAGCCTGCGCCTGCGCAAGAGCATTGATCTCAAATCCGCTTTCACACTGCTGGCCGCCAGTCTGATCGGCATTCCGCTCGGGGTCTACATCCTCAAACGGGTTCCCGCCCAGGGTTTGTCCATCTGTGTGGGCGTGATCATGGTCGCCTTCACCAGCTACCAGTTCCTGGCCCGGCCTAAGCCCCGGAGCTTCGGCAAACGGCTGACCGTGCTGGCCGGATTCTTCTCCGGCGTACTCGGCGGCAGCCTGGGCGTGAGCGGTCCGCCGGTCATCGTCTACACCGCTCTCCAGCCCTGGACCAAGGACCGCGCCAAGGCCACCCTGGCCTGCTTCTTCGCCCTGTCCAATGTGGTCATCATCGCCACCCATGCCGCGTCCGGCATGCTCACGGGCGAGGTCCTGCATCTCTACGCCCTGTGCCTGCCCGCCCTGCTGGCCGGCATCTTCCTCGGGATCAAGGCGTACGACCGCCTCTCGGACAACGGCTACCGGCAACTCGCCCTTGCCCTGGTCTTTACGCTCGGCTGCATGATGCTCTATCGAAACATATAACACACGCTCCAACCGTTCTGGATAACGCATATTTTCGAACCAGCGAACCAGCCGAAGCGCCGCCCGTCATATGATTTGGCGGGTGGCGCTCCTTTTTCTTTATATGCCGAGGTTTATCTGCAATAATAGAGAACACGCACACAAAAACGCGGTCGGAATCTATGCTCGAACGGCTGAGACGATTGTTCAAGAAAGACCAGCTGATACTCCTGGGGGCGGGCGTGTCGGTGACGGTCATCATGATCGCGCTGTACGTCAGCCAGCCGAAGTTCCTGCACCTGCTCAACCTGAAGATCTACGACGACTATCTCCGCCAATACCATCAGCCCGCCGCCACCCGGGTCCCGGTGATCATCGACCTGGACGAGAAGAGCCTGTCCGAACTGGGCCAGTGGCCCTGGCCGCGCTACCGGGTGGCCCTGCTGCTCAAGTACCTGACCGCCTACGGGGCCGTGGCCGTGGCCTCGGACATCATCTTCAGCGAACCCGACCGGACCTCGCCCGCGATCATGAAAGAGGACGTCAAACGGGAGCTGCGCATCGACATCGGTTTCACGGGGCTGCCCGGGGACCTCATGGATTACGACCGGCTTCTGGCCTACAACCTCAAGGGCGGCCCCTACATCCTCGGCTTCGACTTCAGCCGCGAATCCGTGCCTAGCGACCATGACTGCCGGGTTCGGCCCGCCAAGGTGTCCGTGCTCTCCCCACCGGGCGCGCCATCTCCCCACGACTTCCTGCCCCGGGCCAAGGGGATGATCTGCCCCATCCCGGTCCTGGCCGAGGCGGCGCCGGAGTGCGGTTTCATCACCATCACCCCGGACCTGGATTCCGTGTACCGACGGGTGCCCCTGCTCTACAGCTTTGAGGGGCGGTACTACCCCAGCCTGGCCCTGGCCACGCTCATGCAGGCCACGGAGAAAAAGGACATCGTCCTCAAAATGTCACCCGTGGGCATCGAGTCCATCCGGTTCAACGACATGGTCATTCCCACGGACTCCCGGGGGCAGCTGCTCATCAACTACCGGGGCCCCATGCGGACCTTCGAATACATCTCGGCCTCGGACGTGCTCGCCCGCAAGCTGCCGCCCGGCTCCCTGCGCGGCCGAATCGCCTTCATCGGCACCTCGGCCTCGGGCCTGAAGGACATCCGGGCCACGCCCCTCGACCCCGGCTTTCCGGGCGCGGAGGCCCACGCCACCGTGGTGGACAACATCCTCTCCGGGCAGATCCTGTCGGTCCCGGATTGGGCGCCGGGCCTGGAATTCCTCGCCATGCTCGCGGGCGGATTGGCGACCACCTTCCTGCTCATGTGGGCCCGGGCCTCCTGGATCATACTGCCCGTATTCTGCATGGGGGGAGTGATGTGGTACGGCTCGGTGTTCTTCTACCGGGAGCAGGAGTTCTTCATTTCGCCCATGTACTCCTACCTCACCCTGGGGCTGACCTTCATTACCCTGACGCTGATCAAGTTCTGGCGCGAGGAAATCGCCAAGCGCTACATTCACGGGGCCTTCGCCCACTACCTCGCCCCGTCGGTCATCTCCCAGATCATGGACAACCCGGAAGCCCTGACTCTGGAAGGCCAGGAAAAGGAGATCACCATCCAGTTCTCGGACGTTCGCAACTTCACCTCCCTGTCCGAGAAGCTCTCCCCCGCCCAGGTCACCAACCTGCTCCACGACTACCTGACTCCCATGACCCGGATCATCACCGAGCACGAGGGCACCCTTGACAAATTCATCGGTGACTCGGTCATGGCCTTCTGGAACGCCCCCCTGGACATCGAGAACCACCAGGAGAAGTCCCTGCGGGCCGCCCTGGCCCAGCAGCGCAGGCTCGGGGAGCTGAACGAGACCTTCCTCGACAAATACGGCTTTGCCATCGCCGTGGGCATCGGCATCCACTCGGGCCCGGTGCGCGTGGGCAACATGGGCTCGGACGATCTCTTCGACTACACCCTCATCGGCGACAACGTGAACCTGGCCTCC includes the following:
- a CDS encoding ZIP family metal transporter, with the protein product MDWFMEQNAVYQAFLATLFTWGVTALGAALVFTARDISKRTLDVMLGFAGGVMIAASYWSLLAPAIEMSGYLGDLAFVPAAVGFVLGAAFLRLVDMVLPHLHLNAPLSEAEGIKTSWRRSTLLVTAITLHNIPEGLAVGVAFGAVAAGLDSATLGGAISLALGIGIQNFPEGTAVSVPLRREGMSRTKSFLYGQASGMVEPMAAVLGAGAVLLARPLLPYALAFAAGAMIFVVVEEVIPESQSSGNGDLATMGVIFGFTVMMVLDVALG
- a CDS encoding DUF190 domain-containing protein, translated to MQGYFVTFFTQQSREHNGQPVASWIVEEARRLGVRGATLFSGSEGFGHDGRFHSDNFFDLEDAPVQVALALTQDECDKLMARFAETGLRVFYTKSEIEFGFTSDS
- a CDS encoding DUF554 domain-containing protein is translated as MIGPLVNGAALVVGSVAGAVLGPKLSMNLRLKMPMVFGCASMGLGVAMIVKVKFLAPVVLALVLGSVLGELVQLESLIQKGAGKTRRLIDKVARPSGDLSQEEYLDKFVALLVLFCLSGTGVYGAMSEGMTGDPTLLIVKAILDLFTAPIFASTMGLSVGILVIPQLAVQAVLYYASSLILPLTTPDMLADFSACGGLIMLATGFRICGIKQFPVASMIPALLLVMPLSDLWARLF
- a CDS encoding MGMT family protein encodes the protein MASPFTQKIIETIRAIPEGSVTTYGRVAALAGNRRGARQVARVLHTSSRTENLPWHRVINREGRISLGELQGYDEQKRLLQAEGVRFDETDRIDLERFGWPPFDPMVTGA
- a CDS encoding DMT family transporter, which gives rise to MGFLFALLAVTIWSGNFLIASGFVDDIPPVTLAALRWLTATAVFLPFAKRDMRRDMRALLDNRLELAVAAITGVTLFNTLVYVSARTTDTVNMALFASTTPVFVVILARIFLKERISLLRWTGLAVAIAGMLAIATRGSLDVLVHLTFRAGDIVMLTAGFLWAVYTILVKCKPPTISQNAYLGATFLLGTVPLVPAALIEQWFAPAWTFTPAVLGAVLYIGVLASLVAFFLWNSAIMHIGPGNTALFQYFMPVFSGLGAWLMLGQPVTVVHGVGFVLIFSGVVMATRPR
- a CDS encoding DUF1499 domain-containing protein, yielding MKQLLLTTLIAVSLAAFSACSTKAPDLGMAEGKFAVCPANVDCVSSQATDAKHRIDPIKATGDPNKVMVDLGRAVESVFGGKVLLSEGNYLRAEFKSSILRTMDDAEFLYDQQAGLIQIHALSRGEVLDFSDSRDQIEEVRMFFSNMQ
- a CDS encoding ferredoxin, translated to MAIVIDQDECIGCESCVEICPEVFEMDDDGEKATVIAPDSTLDCVDEAIDTCPNEAISKK
- a CDS encoding sulfite exporter TauE/SafE family protein, whose translation is MLETLAIVAIVLAAAFLQGLTGFGFGLIALPLLGFFMGIKTSVPLMVLLAAIISIYLSLRLRKSIDLKSAFTLLAASLIGIPLGVYILKRVPAQGLSICVGVIMVAFTSYQFLARPKPRSFGKRLTVLAGFFSGVLGGSLGVSGPPVIVYTALQPWTKDRAKATLACFFALSNVVIIATHAASGMLTGEVLHLYALCLPALLAGIFLGIKAYDRLSDNGYRQLALALVFTLGCMMLYRNI
- a CDS encoding CHASE2 domain-containing protein; translation: MLERLRRLFKKDQLILLGAGVSVTVIMIALYVSQPKFLHLLNLKIYDDYLRQYHQPAATRVPVIIDLDEKSLSELGQWPWPRYRVALLLKYLTAYGAVAVASDIIFSEPDRTSPAIMKEDVKRELRIDIGFTGLPGDLMDYDRLLAYNLKGGPYILGFDFSRESVPSDHDCRVRPAKVSVLSPPGAPSPHDFLPRAKGMICPIPVLAEAAPECGFITITPDLDSVYRRVPLLYSFEGRYYPSLALATLMQATEKKDIVLKMSPVGIESIRFNDMVIPTDSRGQLLINYRGPMRTFEYISASDVLARKLPPGSLRGRIAFIGTSASGLKDIRATPLDPGFPGAEAHATVVDNILSGQILSVPDWAPGLEFLAMLAGGLATTFLLMWARASWIILPVFCMGGVMWYGSVFFYREQEFFISPMYSYLTLGLTFITLTLIKFWREEIAKRYIHGAFAHYLAPSVISQIMDNPEALTLEGQEKEITIQFSDVRNFTSLSEKLSPAQVTNLLHDYLTPMTRIITEHEGTLDKFIGDSVMAFWNAPLDIENHQEKSLRAALAQQRRLGELNETFLDKYGFAIAVGIGIHSGPVRVGNMGSDDLFDYTLIGDNVNLASRLEGLTKFYGQTLVVSQAIKDACGDGYYFRILDNVRVKGKEAPVTIHTVYTLQEAQARKAELDLYEKARQAYVDRNFDGAGTLFRELRETGAEPVLYDLYLERCEHMKDAPPDCDWDCVFTHKTK